The genomic segment GAAACATTGCCGCCAAATGGGACGCCGAGTTGACAGCGCGGGGAACGAGCCGGTCTCCTTGGCACCATGCCAGCGACCGTCGCGATGTACGCCACCCACGTCCGTGGGTTCCGCACCGCTGTCCAGGCCCGCTGTTGCTGTTCCAGCTGTCGCTGCTGTTGATGCCCTCGCGGCTCCGGCTCCGATCAGCGCTCCCGGTCTGATTCCGGGTTCCCGCTCCCCCGCCCCCGCCTCGCGCGGGGCACGGCAGCGGCCGGACGCCTTGGGCCTCCAGCTCCCCGCCCCCGGGCACCCCGCGCAGGAAACCGCCGTACCGGCGCGTACCCGCGGGCCCTCCCGAGCACCACCACCGAGCCGCACCCCCACGCGCACCACCGATGCCGAGGAACACCGCATCCATGAACAACGACAGCGACCTGCAGATCGCCGGCGACCTCCTGGAGGTCCAGCACCTGCTCCTGCCGCCGAAGCAACACCCCACCACCGTGGCCGAGTTCGCCGGCCTGGCCCGCTCCATCGCCGCCGACCGCGCCCAGTGGGCCCCGCTCGTCCAGTACGACGCCGGCACCCGCTGGTACCACCGCCTGCGCACCGGGCCCGGTTACGAGGTCTGGCTGCTCAGCTGGGTCCCCGGACAGGGCAGCGGGCTCCATGACCACGGCCCGTCGTCCGGCGTACTGACCGTGCTGGAAGGCGAGTTGACCGAGCGCACCGAGCGCGGCAGCCGGAGCATCGGCGCCGACGGCCAGCGGGTCTTCGCCCCCGGGTACGTCCACGAGGTGGTCAACGACTCCCTCGCGCCCGCCGTCAGCCTGCACGTGTACTTCCCCGGCCTGACCGAGATGCCGATGCACACCGCGCGGTGCGCCCCCGCGGCCCTGGACGCCGTACGGGCCTGAGAACCCGGCCCGCGATCCGCCGGGCTCCGCCTGACAAACTGTGGGCATGCGCATTGTGGTTCTGGCCGGCGGTATCGGTGGTGCTCGTTTCCTGCGTGGCCTCAAACAGGCCGCACCCGACGCGGAGATCACCGTCATCGGCAACACCGGCGACGACATCCATCTGTTCGGGCTGAAGGTCTGCCCCGACCTCGACACCGTGATGTACACCCTCGGCGGTGGCATCAACGAGGAACAGGGCTGGGGGCGCACCGACGAGAGCTTCCACCTCAAGGAGGAGCTCGCGGCCTACGGCGTGGGGCCGGACTGGTTCGGGCTGGGCGACCGCGACTTCGCGACCCATGTGGTCCGTACCCAGATGCTGGGCGCGGGCTTCCCGCTCAGCGCGGTCACCGAGGCCCTCTGTGCCCGCTGGCAGCCGGGGGTCCGGCTGCTGCCGATGTCCGACGACCGGGTCGAGACGCATGTGGCCGTCGAGATCGACGGCGAGAGCCGGGCCATCCACTTCCAGGAGTACTGGGTGCGGCTGCGGGCGTCCGTGGAGGCGCGGGCGATCGTGCCGGTCGGCGCGGAGCAGTCCAAGCCGGCCCCGGGGGTGCTGGAGGCCATCGCGGCGGCGGACGTCATCGTCTTCCCGCCGTCGAACCCGGTGGTGTCCATCGGCACGATCCTGGCGGTGCCCGGCATCCGGGAGGCCGTCGCCGAGGCCGGGGTGCCGGTCGTCGGCCTCTCCCCCATCGTGGGTGACGCCCCGGTGCGCGGAATGGCCGACAAGGTGCTGGCCGCGGTGGGCGTCGAGTCGACGGCGGCGGCGGTGGCCGCGCACTACGGCTCCGGGCTGCTGGACGGCTGGCTGGTGGACACCGTGGACGCCGGTGCGGTGGACGCGGTGGAGGCGGCGGGCATCCGCTGCCGCGCGGTGCCGCTGATGATGACGGACGTGGACGCCACGGCCGAGATGGCCCGTCAGGCGCTGGCGCTGGCCGAGGAGGTACGGGCGTGAGCGCGGCGGAGACGGGTGCGGTTCCCTCGTTCCGGGTGTGGGCGCTGCCCGGGCTGCCCGAGGTGCGGGCGGGCGACGACATCGCCAAGCTGATCGCCACCGCCGAACCGGGGCTGGCCGACGGCGACGTCCTGCTCGTCACCTCGAAGATCGTCTCCAAGGCCGAGGGCCGGATCCTGGAGGCGACCGACCGCGAGGCCGCGATCGACGCGGAGACCGTGCGCGTGGTGGCGCGGCGCGGCACCCTGCGCATCGTCGAGAACCGGCAGGGCCTGGTGATGGCCGCAGCCGGGGTGGACGCCTCGAACACCCCCGCCGGGACGGTGCTGCTGCTGCCCGAGGACCCGGACCGTTCGGCCCGGGCGATCCGGGACGGGCTGCGGGACACGCTGGGCGTGGAGGTCGGCGTCGTCGTCACGGACACCTTCGGGCGGCCGTGGCGGGCCGGGCTGACGGACGTGGCAATCGGCGCGGCGGGGGTGCGGGTCCTGGACGACCTGCGCGGCGGTACGGACGCGTACGGCAACCCGCTGAACGCGACGGTGGTCGCCACCGCCGACGAACTGGCCGCCGCGGGCGACCTGGTGAAGGGCAAGGCGGCCGGGCTGCCCGTCGCGGTGGTGCGCGGGCTCGCGCACGTGGTCACCGCGCACGTGGTCACCGCGGGCGACGCCGCCGCCGCCTCCGCCTCCGCGGACGAGGCCGGGGCGCGGGCGCTGGTGCGGGGCGCCGCCGACGACATGTTCCGGCTCGGCACGTCCGAGGCGGTCCGGGAGGCGGTGACGCTGCGGCGCACCGTCCGGGAGTTCACCGACGACCCGGTGGACCCGGGGGCGGTCCGGCGGGCGGTGGCCGCCGCGGTGACCGCTCCGGCGCCGCACCACACGACGCCCTGGCGGTTCGTGCTGCTGGAGTCCGAGGAGTCGCGGACCCGGCTGCTCGACGCGATGCGGGACGCCTGGATCGCCGATCTGCGGCGCGACGGGAAGAGCGAGGAGTCGATCGCGAAGCGGGTGCGCCGGGGCGACGTGCTGCGTTCGGCGCCGTACCTGGCGGTGCCGTGCCTGGTGATGGACGGTTCGCACCATTACGGGGACGAGCGGCGGGACACCGCGGAGCGCGAGATGTTCGTGGTCGCGGCCGGGGCCGGGGTGCAGAACTTCCTGGTGGCCCTCGCGGGCGAGCGGCTCGGCTCGGCGTGGGTCTCCTCCACGATGTTCTGCCGGTCCGTGGTGCGCGAGGTGCTGGACCTGCCCGACGGCTGGGACCCGCTGGGCGCGGTGGCCATCGGCCGCCCCGCGACGGCGCCGCGCGAGCGGCCGGCCCGGGACGCGGAGGACTTCCTCACGGTGCGCTGAGGCGCCCTGGGCCGGCCGGGCGGTTCAGAGCGACGCGATGTCGC from the Streptomyces sp. NBC_01335 genome contains:
- a CDS encoding cysteine dioxygenase; amino-acid sequence: MNNDSDLQIAGDLLEVQHLLLPPKQHPTTVAEFAGLARSIAADRAQWAPLVQYDAGTRWYHRLRTGPGYEVWLLSWVPGQGSGLHDHGPSSGVLTVLEGELTERTERGSRSIGADGQRVFAPGYVHEVVNDSLAPAVSLHVYFPGLTEMPMHTARCAPAALDAVRA
- the cofD gene encoding 2-phospho-L-lactate transferase, producing the protein MRIVVLAGGIGGARFLRGLKQAAPDAEITVIGNTGDDIHLFGLKVCPDLDTVMYTLGGGINEEQGWGRTDESFHLKEELAAYGVGPDWFGLGDRDFATHVVRTQMLGAGFPLSAVTEALCARWQPGVRLLPMSDDRVETHVAVEIDGESRAIHFQEYWVRLRASVEARAIVPVGAEQSKPAPGVLEAIAAADVIVFPPSNPVVSIGTILAVPGIREAVAEAGVPVVGLSPIVGDAPVRGMADKVLAAVGVESTAAAVAAHYGSGLLDGWLVDTVDAGAVDAVEAAGIRCRAVPLMMTDVDATAEMARQALALAEEVRA
- a CDS encoding coenzyme F420-0:L-glutamate ligase, yielding MSAAETGAVPSFRVWALPGLPEVRAGDDIAKLIATAEPGLADGDVLLVTSKIVSKAEGRILEATDREAAIDAETVRVVARRGTLRIVENRQGLVMAAAGVDASNTPAGTVLLLPEDPDRSARAIRDGLRDTLGVEVGVVVTDTFGRPWRAGLTDVAIGAAGVRVLDDLRGGTDAYGNPLNATVVATADELAAAGDLVKGKAAGLPVAVVRGLAHVVTAHVVTAGDAAAASASADEAGARALVRGAADDMFRLGTSEAVREAVTLRRTVREFTDDPVDPGAVRRAVAAAVTAPAPHHTTPWRFVLLESEESRTRLLDAMRDAWIADLRRDGKSEESIAKRVRRGDVLRSAPYLAVPCLVMDGSHHYGDERRDTAEREMFVVAAGAGVQNFLVALAGERLGSAWVSSTMFCRSVVREVLDLPDGWDPLGAVAIGRPATAPRERPARDAEDFLTVR